A single window of Aquarana catesbeiana isolate 2022-GZ linkage group LG10, ASM4218655v1, whole genome shotgun sequence DNA harbors:
- the LOC141110008 gene encoding phospholipase A2 inhibitor gamma subunit B-like, which translates to MCAVEELCNACFSASTNHGFSLLVSGECGEGDYSNAELKFKELCHDKMPLNNFMCPSCYVNTSTDGCESDEMVLCRGNEFECMKLRSLIQLSDGKIVPMSVQACITEGGCKIGIRGVPGAKEIETKEMTCTPAIPVNSAGNN; encoded by the exons ATGTGTGCAGTGGAGGAATTGTGTAATGCTTGTTTCTCTGCCTCAACAAACCATGGCTTCAGTCTTCTTGTCAGTGGTGAATGTGGGGAAGGAGACTACAGTAACGCCGAACTGAAGTTTAAGG aactctgtcaTGATAAAATGCCACTCAACAACTTTATGTGTCCAAGCTGCTATGTGAATACATCTACTGATGGCTGCGAAAGTGATGAAATGGTATTGTGTCGTGGGAATGAATTTGAGTGTATGAAGTTAAGGTCACTTATTCAGCTGTCCG ATGGTAAGATAGTACCAATGTCAGTTCAAGCCTGCATTACAGAAGGTGGTTGTAAAATTGGGATTAGAGGTGTACCCGGAGCAAAGGAAATAGAAACAAAGGAGATGACGTGTACCCCTGCAATACCAGTTAATTCTGCTGGAAATAACTAA
- the LOC141110547 gene encoding uncharacterized protein encodes MNKIFILLILSCLVITGQLTSSCNRCWNIGSTECCDKDELQDKLQCDGSGCMTSSEHCHISNVDYYTIQKGCSYPQLCDVCFSVTTNDNFLIRVSNKCGEGDDSNAELNYDTNICDLQLKPNEYQCPSCFIDGSTDVCLSTGFVDCLGFETECVDYGARVVLSDGIARDVSVKGCITKGGCAYGFAAIPGGKEVDRKRLVCTPALPKI; translated from the exons ATGAATAAAATCTTCATCCTTTTGATCTTGAGCTGTTTGGTAATTACAG GCCAGCTGACCTCCTCATGCAATCGGTGCTGGAATATTGGCTCAACCGAATGCTGTGACAAAGACGAGCTTCAAGACAAGCTTCAATGTGATGGATCAGGTTGTATGACCTCGTCGGAGCACTGCCATATCA GCAATGTGGACTATTATACAATACAGAAAGGCTGTTCATATCCACAATTATGTGATGTTTGCTTTTCTGTAACAACCAATGACAACTTTCTAATCCGTGTGAGCAATAAATGTGGGGAAGGAGATGACAGCAATGCAGAACTGAACTATGACA cCAACATTTGTGACCTTCAGTTAAAACCAAACGAATATCAGTGTCCAAGCTGCTTCATAGATGGCAGCACCGATGTCTGCCTGAGCACAGGATTTGTGGACTGCCTTGGATTTGAAACAGAATGTGTGGATTATGGTGCACGTGTTGTTCTGTCTG ATGGAATAGCAAGGGATGTGTCGGTTAAAGGATGCATTACCAAGGGTGGTTGTGCCTATGGGTTTGCAGCAATACCTGGAGGCAAGGAAGTGGATAGGAAACGTTTGGTTTGTACACCTGCACTACCAAAAATATAG